One Glutamicibacter halophytocola DNA segment encodes these proteins:
- the bioA gene encoding adenosylmethionine--8-amino-7-oxononanoate transaminase translates to MKILAENLLDRDAGLLWHPYAPVDAGALYAVKGAQGAELLLHDRSGTEHRVVDGMASWWSMVHGYRNPALDAAAHAQIEKFSHVMFGGLTHEPAIELAERLVAIAPQNLRHVFLADSGSISVEVALKLALQYQEACGAPGRQRFLALRGGYHGDTFAAMSVCDPVDGMHSAFAPLCSEQLFLPRPPAAEHAADGNWIYDQGEFDAWACGARGIAAAHAHELAGIIVEPVLQGAGGMFIYPPQAIAVLREIADEHGLLLIADEIATGFGRTGRLFAVQHAQVEPDIMCVGKALTGGYLSLAAMLCSARVAQALAAARDASALLHGPTFMGNPLACAIAIASLDLLTGAGPAADFGSGAPARPAPWQSQVARLERGLRGSLAPARTLPPVKAVRVLGGVGVIQLHQPVQVAALTAAAVDRGAWVRPFRDLVYVMPPYMCTDGQLQQLGDALCGAIEQVHGG, encoded by the coding sequence GTGAAAATCTTGGCCGAAAATCTGCTGGACAGGGATGCGGGGCTGCTCTGGCATCCCTATGCGCCCGTGGACGCGGGGGCGCTCTACGCGGTAAAGGGCGCGCAGGGTGCAGAACTCCTGCTGCACGATCGCTCCGGCACCGAGCACCGGGTTGTGGACGGCATGGCTTCCTGGTGGTCGATGGTGCACGGCTACCGCAATCCGGCCCTGGACGCCGCGGCGCACGCGCAGATCGAGAAATTCAGCCACGTCATGTTCGGGGGCCTGACCCATGAACCGGCGATCGAGCTGGCCGAACGGCTCGTGGCCATTGCCCCGCAGAATTTGCGCCATGTGTTCCTGGCCGACTCCGGATCCATCAGCGTCGAGGTGGCATTGAAGCTCGCTTTGCAGTACCAGGAGGCCTGCGGAGCCCCTGGACGCCAGCGCTTCCTGGCGCTGCGCGGAGGCTACCACGGGGACACCTTTGCCGCGATGAGCGTCTGCGACCCGGTCGACGGCATGCACTCGGCCTTCGCGCCGCTGTGCAGCGAGCAGCTATTCCTGCCGCGCCCGCCTGCCGCAGAGCACGCGGCGGACGGCAACTGGATCTATGACCAAGGGGAATTCGACGCGTGGGCCTGCGGGGCACGGGGCATCGCGGCGGCCCATGCGCATGAACTGGCGGGCATCATTGTCGAACCGGTCCTGCAGGGCGCCGGCGGCATGTTCATCTACCCGCCGCAGGCCATTGCGGTGTTGCGCGAGATTGCCGATGAACACGGCCTGTTGCTGATCGCCGACGAGATCGCCACGGGGTTCGGGCGCACCGGAAGGCTGTTTGCGGTGCAGCATGCCCAGGTGGAGCCGGACATCATGTGCGTGGGCAAGGCGCTGACCGGCGGCTACCTGTCGCTGGCCGCCATGCTTTGCTCGGCGCGCGTGGCCCAGGCGCTGGCCGCCGCGCGCGATGCGTCGGCGTTGCTGCACGGCCCGACGTTCATGGGCAATCCGCTGGCCTGCGCGATCGCCATCGCCTCGCTGGACCTGCTCACCGGAGCCGGCCCGGCCGCGGATTTCGGCTCCGGCGCGCCGGCGCGGCCAGCACCCTGGCAATCGCAGGTGGCGCGGCTGGAACGCGGGCTGCGCGGCTCGCTGGCGCCGGCACGCACCCTGCCGCCGGTCAAAGCGGTGCGCGTGCTGGGCGGGGTCGGGGTGATCCAGCTGCACCAGCCCGTCCAGGTCGCAGCGCTGACTGCCGCCGCGGTCGACCGCGGCGCCTGGGTCCGGCCCTTCAGGGACCTGGTGTACGTCATGCCTCCCTACATGTGCACCGACGGCCAGCTGCAGCAACTGGGCGACGCGCTGTGCGGAGCCATCGAACAGGTCCACGGAGGCTGA
- the bioB gene encoding biotin synthase BioB, with the protein MNLNIANTAPAPGESRLDPGQLAEKILAGHRITESEALGILATPDSATMPLICAAGILRRQHFGNTVKVNYLVNLKSGLCPEDCTYCSQRLGSTAEILKYTWLKPDEAVAQAGFGIAGGASRVCMVASGKGPTDRDVDRVATMVEQLKDEHPQVEVCACLGILKDGQAARLKDAGADAYNHNLNTSESLYPEICTSHSYQDRVKTVEQAQSAGLSSCSGLIVGLGETPEQLVEAIFALRDLGSESIPVNFLMPFDGTPMQGTWLLTPMACLRILALVRMACPDKELRIAGGREMHLRSLQSTALEAANSIFLGDYLTSEGQGAAKDLQMIADAGFVVLGQESSSPSEVARRLQDAAHAAPPAPAEEERAGGCGSGCGTGCAPAQSGAAGCGAAAGREPVLRRRGAGTMEGPNA; encoded by the coding sequence ATGAACTTGAACATCGCAAATACTGCCCCAGCGCCGGGGGAGAGCCGACTGGACCCCGGACAGCTCGCAGAAAAGATCCTCGCCGGACACCGCATCACCGAATCCGAGGCCCTGGGCATTCTCGCAACACCGGATTCCGCCACGATGCCATTGATCTGCGCTGCCGGAATCCTGCGCCGCCAGCACTTCGGGAACACCGTCAAGGTCAACTACCTGGTCAACCTCAAGTCCGGCCTCTGCCCCGAAGACTGCACCTACTGCTCGCAGCGCCTTGGATCCACCGCCGAGATCCTCAAATACACCTGGCTCAAACCCGATGAAGCGGTGGCCCAAGCCGGCTTCGGCATTGCCGGCGGCGCCTCGCGGGTCTGCATGGTCGCTTCCGGCAAGGGGCCGACCGACCGCGATGTGGACCGGGTGGCCACGATGGTCGAACAGCTCAAGGACGAACACCCGCAGGTCGAGGTCTGCGCCTGCCTGGGCATCCTCAAGGACGGCCAGGCCGCCAGGCTCAAGGACGCCGGGGCCGACGCCTACAACCACAACCTGAACACCTCAGAATCCCTCTACCCCGAGATCTGCACCTCGCACAGCTACCAGGATCGGGTCAAGACGGTGGAACAGGCCCAGTCCGCGGGACTCTCCTCCTGTTCCGGGCTCATCGTGGGCCTGGGGGAAACACCCGAGCAGCTGGTAGAAGCGATCTTCGCGCTGCGCGATCTGGGCTCCGAATCCATCCCGGTCAACTTCCTCATGCCCTTCGACGGCACCCCGATGCAGGGCACCTGGCTGCTGACCCCAATGGCCTGCCTGCGCATCCTCGCACTGGTGCGCATGGCCTGCCCGGACAAGGAGCTGCGCATTGCCGGCGGCCGCGAGATGCACCTGCGCTCATTGCAGTCCACCGCACTGGAAGCCGCCAACTCGATTTTCCTAGGCGACTATCTCACCAGCGAAGGCCAGGGCGCGGCCAAGGACCTGCAGATGATTGCCGACGCGGGCTTTGTCGTCCTGGGGCAAGAGTCCTCCAGCCCATCCGAGGTGGCCCGCCGCTTGCAGGACGCCGCTCACGCTGCGCCTCCGGCCCCCGCCGAAGAAGAACGCGCCGGCGGCTGCGGCTCCGGCTGCGGAACCGGATGCGCACCGGCTCAATCAGGGGCGGCAGGCTGCGGGGCCGCCGCCGGGCGCGAACCAGTGCTGCGCCGCCGCGGAGCTGGCACCATGGAAGGGCCCAACGCGTGA
- the pdxS gene encoding pyridoxal 5'-phosphate synthase lyase subunit PdxS — translation MSNTQNSVVGSDRVKRGMAEMLKGGVIMDVVTPEQARIAEDAGAVAVMALERVPADIRAQGGVSRMSDPDMIDGIINEVSIPVMAKARIGHFVEAQILQSLGVDYIDESEVLSPADYENHIDKWPFTVPFVCGATNLGEALRRINEGAAMIRSKGEAGTGDVSNATGHMRKIRAEIAKLAALPEDELYVAAKELQAPYELVKEIAHTGKLPVVLFTAGGIATPADAAMMMQLGADGVFVGSGIFKSGNPVQRAEAIVKATTFFDNPDELAKISRGLGEAMVGINVADVPVPHRLAERGW, via the coding sequence ATGTCTAACACTCAGAACTCCGTCGTCGGTTCGGATCGCGTCAAGCGCGGAATGGCCGAAATGCTCAAGGGCGGCGTCATCATGGATGTGGTCACTCCCGAGCAGGCCCGCATCGCTGAAGATGCCGGTGCCGTTGCAGTCATGGCTCTGGAGCGTGTTCCTGCAGATATTCGTGCCCAGGGCGGCGTATCGCGCATGAGCGACCCGGACATGATCGATGGCATCATTAACGAGGTCTCCATCCCGGTCATGGCCAAGGCCCGCATCGGCCACTTCGTCGAGGCGCAGATCCTGCAGTCCCTGGGTGTGGACTACATCGACGAGTCCGAGGTGCTCTCCCCAGCTGACTACGAGAACCACATCGACAAGTGGCCATTCACCGTGCCATTCGTCTGCGGTGCCACCAACCTGGGCGAAGCCCTGCGCCGCATCAATGAAGGTGCTGCGATGATCCGTTCCAAGGGCGAAGCAGGCACCGGCGATGTCTCGAACGCCACCGGGCACATGCGCAAGATCCGCGCCGAGATCGCCAAGCTCGCTGCCCTTCCAGAAGACGAGCTGTACGTTGCCGCCAAGGAATTGCAGGCACCATACGAGCTGGTCAAGGAAATCGCGCACACCGGCAAGCTGCCAGTAGTGCTGTTCACCGCGGGCGGCATTGCCACCCCGGCCGACGCTGCGATGATGATGCAGCTGGGAGCAGACGGCGTGTTCGTCGGCTCGGGCATCTTCAAGTCCGGCAACCCGGTGCAGCGCGCCGAAGCCATCGTGAAGGCCACCACCTTCTTCGACAACCCGGACGAACTGGCCAAGATCTCCCGCGGCCTGGGCGAAGCCATGGTCGGCATCAACGTCGCCGACGTGCCTGTCCCTCACCGTCTGGCCGAGCGCGGCTGGTAA
- a CDS encoding cytochrome P450, whose translation MNCPFARTPLAPEPSATSTAPLAQPLEKVLPARISERYRSIEDPQLVRGILRHAEEFTPANALQAAVDLEPATLRILARGRFALPPVLASASGAGHRAVRKVVAGFFSPAKVAAQREFIAQRTRELCLNLRGRYQLGEELDLASELAAVIPPEVMARMTGTPLPPLDQLKAWSKDSLELFWGWPGAQRQQELAHSAVAYHAWLRSSVDEATARDDGNLYSALHHAGVDRARIVSLAYFLGIAGQETTAMLIQSALFTALRDGHWSSCAAADGGVPASERVVHEVLLRASSVPTWRRIALRDISLSGHSFAAGDELLLRLSGGDAAASGDDSLVFGQGLHRCLGAGLARMETGVVVHQAAAALPGIELSDPSPRWRYLISFQAPEAVITRSRKTGSASA comes from the coding sequence ATGAACTGCCCTTTCGCCCGAACGCCTCTGGCTCCCGAGCCTTCGGCCACCAGTACGGCCCCGCTGGCCCAGCCGCTGGAGAAGGTGCTCCCGGCGCGGATCAGCGAACGCTATCGCAGCATCGAAGATCCCCAACTGGTGCGCGGGATCCTGCGCCATGCCGAGGAATTCACTCCTGCCAACGCCCTGCAGGCGGCGGTGGACCTGGAACCTGCCACGCTGCGCATCCTTGCCCGCGGGCGCTTTGCCCTGCCGCCGGTGCTGGCCAGCGCCTCCGGGGCCGGGCACCGTGCCGTCAGGAAGGTGGTTGCCGGGTTCTTCAGCCCCGCAAAGGTTGCTGCGCAGCGCGAGTTCATCGCCCAGCGCACCCGCGAACTGTGCCTGAACCTGCGCGGCCGCTATCAGCTGGGTGAGGAACTGGACCTCGCCAGCGAACTCGCCGCCGTCATCCCGCCAGAAGTGATGGCGCGGATGACCGGAACACCGCTGCCGCCCCTCGACCAGCTCAAGGCCTGGAGCAAGGATTCGCTGGAATTGTTCTGGGGCTGGCCCGGAGCCCAGCGGCAGCAGGAGCTGGCGCACAGCGCGGTTGCGTACCATGCGTGGCTTCGCAGTTCCGTCGATGAGGCCACAGCCCGCGACGACGGCAACCTCTATTCCGCCCTGCACCACGCCGGGGTGGATCGCGCCCGCATCGTCTCGCTGGCCTATTTCCTGGGGATCGCCGGCCAGGAGACCACCGCCATGCTCATCCAAAGCGCCCTGTTCACCGCCTTGCGCGACGGGCATTGGTCCAGCTGCGCCGCGGCGGACGGCGGAGTTCCAGCCAGCGAACGCGTGGTGCACGAGGTGCTGCTGCGGGCATCCTCCGTGCCCACCTGGCGCCGGATCGCGCTGCGCGATATTTCCCTTTCCGGCCACAGCTTCGCTGCCGGGGACGAGCTGCTGCTTCGCCTCTCCGGCGGGGACGCGGCCGCCTCGGGCGACGATTCCCTGGTCTTCGGGCAGGGGCTGCATCGCTGCCTCGGCGCGGGCCTTGCCCGGATGGAAACCGGGGTGGTGGTTCACCAGGCCGCAGCGGCGCTGCCTGGCATCGAGCTCAGCGATCCGAGCCCCCGATGGCGCTACCTCATTTCATTCCAGGCACCGGAAGCGGTCATTACCCGGAGCAGGAAAACCGGGAGCGCCAGCGCATGA
- a CDS encoding TetR/AcrR family transcriptional regulator yields the protein MSTAEQDLTGRARLRDAAIEAFAAQGFDVSLRAIATRANVTAGLVRHHFGSKQALRAECDATVLERYRRMKEDSLAASPQQVFSNLPSSREGGVLILYILRSVREGAQAGTQFTGQLVEEALVLLDRAVSRGLIVPSRNEPARARFLVLQSLGALVLHFALNPPRDPEDFATVMQEYYAQVALPTLELYSEGLFTDPAYLNEYLASGAADVPPAGSAGTAEPR from the coding sequence GTGAGTACAGCTGAGCAGGATCTGACAGGCCGCGCCAGGTTGCGCGATGCGGCCATCGAGGCCTTCGCCGCGCAGGGATTTGATGTATCCCTGCGGGCGATCGCCACGCGTGCCAACGTCACCGCGGGACTGGTGCGACACCACTTCGGGTCCAAGCAGGCGCTGCGGGCAGAATGCGACGCCACGGTGCTCGAGCGCTACCGCCGCATGAAGGAGGATTCCCTGGCGGCCAGTCCCCAGCAGGTGTTCAGCAACCTGCCCAGCTCCAGAGAGGGCGGGGTGCTGATTCTGTACATTCTGCGCTCGGTGCGCGAGGGCGCGCAGGCGGGGACGCAGTTCACCGGCCAGCTGGTCGAAGAGGCGCTCGTCTTATTGGATCGGGCCGTTTCGCGCGGGCTGATCGTCCCCAGCCGCAATGAGCCGGCGCGGGCACGCTTTCTGGTCCTGCAATCCCTGGGTGCGCTGGTATTGCACTTCGCGCTGAACCCGCCGCGGGATCCAGAAGACTTCGCCACCGTGATGCAGGAATACTATGCGCAAGTTGCCCTGCCAACACTGGAACTCTATTCCGAAGGGCTGTTCACCGACCCGGCCTACCTCAACGAGTACCTGGCCTCCGGCGCAGCCGACGTCCCGCCCGCGGGATCCGCGGGAACTGCCGAACCCCGGTAA
- a CDS encoding aminotransferase class I/II-fold pyridoxal phosphate-dependent enzyme, translating into MTTLATTASWDAWLRTRSAVRTARDMQRSDNSRHALFDLASNDYLGLSSHPRVRQAAISALNCLGTGATASRVASGTWQIHRELEAELSRYTGRSQALVFSSGYCANLGLLGALGGPGSLMLLDAHAHASLIDGARLSGAGTARFEHNNLDDARAKLHANAQSPAPKPRVVVVVESVYSVLGDAAPLQQLAELCAQYNALLLIDEAHSLATVPAGSAVNAAGLAQAENVLVTATLSKALGAQGGAVLFGGSRAELWREHLLNTARTFIFDTALAPAAAAAAHAALELATGERIAGLAANALMIRRVLNAEENLAGRVEQAPGAVQSVRMKSPQQALLAAALLREHGIAVSCFRPPSVPDGISRLRLAAHAQQDPAELAAALKVVARTISDVES; encoded by the coding sequence ATGACAACCCTTGCCACCACCGCGAGCTGGGATGCCTGGCTGCGCACCCGGTCCGCAGTGCGCACCGCCAGGGACATGCAGCGCAGCGACAACTCGCGCCACGCACTGTTCGACCTGGCATCCAACGACTACCTGGGGCTCAGTTCTCATCCGCGGGTGCGCCAGGCGGCGATCAGCGCGCTCAACTGTCTCGGAACCGGCGCCACGGCCAGCCGCGTTGCCAGCGGAACCTGGCAGATCCACCGGGAGCTGGAGGCGGAGCTCAGCCGGTACACCGGCCGGAGCCAGGCACTGGTATTTTCCAGCGGATACTGCGCGAACCTGGGCCTGCTGGGCGCCTTGGGCGGCCCCGGCAGCCTGATGCTGCTCGATGCCCACGCCCATGCGAGCCTGATCGACGGGGCCAGGCTTTCCGGGGCGGGCACGGCACGCTTCGAACACAACAACCTCGATGACGCGCGCGCCAAATTGCACGCCAATGCCCAATCGCCCGCCCCGAAGCCGCGGGTGGTTGTGGTGGTGGAGTCGGTGTACTCGGTGCTCGGCGATGCCGCCCCGCTGCAACAGCTGGCCGAATTGTGCGCGCAGTACAACGCCCTGCTGCTCATTGACGAGGCGCACTCGCTGGCCACCGTGCCGGCCGGTTCGGCCGTGAACGCTGCCGGGCTGGCCCAGGCGGAGAACGTCCTGGTCACCGCTACCCTGTCCAAGGCGCTCGGGGCCCAGGGCGGAGCGGTGCTCTTCGGCGGCAGCCGGGCCGAATTGTGGCGCGAGCACCTGCTCAATACCGCCCGCACCTTCATCTTCGACACGGCCCTGGCCCCGGCCGCCGCGGCGGCCGCCCATGCGGCGCTGGAGCTGGCCACCGGGGAAAGAATCGCAGGCCTCGCAGCCAACGCCCTGATGATCCGGCGCGTGCTGAACGCCGAAGAGAACCTGGCTGGCCGGGTTGAGCAGGCCCCCGGCGCGGTGCAATCGGTGCGCATGAAATCCCCGCAGCAGGCCCTCTTGGCCGCAGCGCTGCTGCGCGAACACGGCATCGCAGTTTCCTGTTTCAGGCCGCCGAGCGTTCCCGATGGAATCTCGCGCCTGCGCCTGGCCGCCCATGCACAGCAAGACCCTGCCGAGCTTGCCGCAGCCCTGAAGGTTGTGGCCCGAACCATTAGCGACGTGGAATCATGA
- a CDS encoding ABC transporter permease yields the protein MTTGTAHGRHAAAEDLGQPASSARGTSTLAGVGIAAWFILRRNWLRLGLWALVLASMIPIVYDSQQQAFPTQQARDAYAQVANTPAVAAMTGLPYAAGSLGGILVIKIWMTLAVALAFAVVFLVTRNGRADEEAGRTELLRATALGRHAYPTANYLVSAGLCLLTGLLISLLCLSVALPAAGSWIMGASIAGTGLAFIGLAAICGQLASTSRGANSLAVALIGLFYFIRAGADLQAEGMAPSALSWFSPIGWAQNMRAYGEDNWWPLMALAFLGAAGCLVALRIDSSRDLGSGILPERRSAASAGPFTTTALGLALRLQRSSLIGWFIGAAVSGLFFGSVARSMGTLLDPENPFARNFVGTGHSMLDGVLGIFVAFNALLAAAFAIQCLGAARSEEESGRLEQQLAGALSRGWWVGAHLLIAVLGSGLMLLLAGALTGASSQGAGDPGQLAGACLAFWPAVLSMLGLQLLAFGFLPRLTTAITWSVYGLSAMAAMFGGLFSLSQDAIRLTPFGAIARVPAEELSWTPLVVLVLISLVLAAAGMARFNRRDILGA from the coding sequence ATGACTACGGGCACCGCCCATGGGCGCCATGCAGCGGCAGAAGACCTGGGGCAACCGGCCAGCTCGGCCCGCGGCACCAGCACGCTGGCCGGCGTCGGGATAGCCGCGTGGTTCATCCTTCGCCGCAATTGGCTGCGCCTGGGCCTCTGGGCGCTGGTGCTGGCATCGATGATTCCGATTGTCTACGACTCCCAGCAGCAGGCTTTCCCTACGCAGCAAGCGCGCGATGCCTATGCCCAGGTGGCCAACACCCCGGCCGTGGCTGCCATGACCGGCTTGCCCTATGCGGCAGGATCACTGGGAGGCATCCTGGTCATCAAGATCTGGATGACGCTTGCTGTGGCTTTGGCCTTCGCCGTGGTCTTCCTGGTCACCCGCAATGGCCGCGCCGATGAGGAGGCAGGGCGCACCGAATTGCTGCGCGCCACGGCACTGGGACGCCACGCCTACCCGACAGCGAACTATCTGGTCTCCGCAGGCCTGTGCCTGCTGACCGGGTTGCTCATCAGCCTGCTGTGCCTGTCGGTTGCGCTGCCGGCGGCCGGCAGCTGGATCATGGGTGCCTCGATCGCCGGCACCGGCCTGGCCTTCATCGGATTGGCGGCCATCTGCGGCCAGCTCGCCTCGACCAGCCGCGGAGCGAACTCGCTGGCAGTGGCACTGATCGGCCTGTTCTACTTCATCCGCGCGGGAGCCGATCTGCAGGCCGAGGGCATGGCCCCCAGCGCGCTGAGCTGGTTCTCGCCCATTGGCTGGGCGCAGAACATGCGCGCCTACGGCGAGGACAACTGGTGGCCGCTGATGGCCTTGGCCTTCCTGGGCGCTGCCGGTTGCCTCGTGGCGCTGCGCATCGACAGCTCGCGGGATTTGGGCTCGGGCATTTTGCCCGAACGCCGGTCAGCAGCCTCTGCCGGCCCCTTCACCACGACGGCGCTGGGACTGGCGCTGCGCCTGCAGCGATCTTCGCTGATCGGCTGGTTCATCGGCGCCGCGGTGTCCGGACTGTTCTTCGGCTCTGTCGCACGCTCCATGGGCACGCTGCTGGATCCCGAGAACCCCTTCGCCCGCAATTTTGTCGGCACCGGGCACAGCATGCTCGACGGGGTGCTTGGCATCTTCGTGGCGTTCAATGCTTTGCTGGCCGCAGCCTTTGCCATCCAGTGCCTGGGTGCAGCGCGCAGCGAGGAGGAGAGCGGCCGGCTCGAGCAGCAACTTGCCGGGGCCTTGTCCCGCGGCTGGTGGGTCGGCGCCCACCTGCTGATAGCGGTGCTTGGCTCGGGGCTGATGCTGCTGCTTGCCGGGGCCCTGACCGGGGCATCCTCCCAAGGAGCAGGGGATCCGGGGCAGCTGGCCGGTGCCTGCCTCGCATTCTGGCCGGCAGTGCTGTCGATGCTGGGCCTGCAACTGCTGGCCTTCGGTTTCCTTCCGCGCCTCACCACAGCGATCACCTGGTCCGTCTACGGGCTGTCGGCGATGGCGGCCATGTTCGGCGGGCTGTTCTCGCTGTCGCAAGATGCCATTCGCTTGACCCCCTTCGGCGCCATCGCGCGCGTCCCGGCCGAGGAATTGAGCTGGACCCCGCTGGTGGTGCTCGTGCTGATATCGCTGGTGCTCGCGGCGGCCGGCATGGCCCGGTTCAACCGCCGGGATATCCTGGGCGCCTAG
- the bioD gene encoding dethiobiotin synthase produces the protein MIHVISGTGTDVGKTVATAALAARELAQGRAVAIYKPTQTGVEGSEPGDVRNIAAWLDDPGRLSTAEGVRLREPMAPVDAALVAGGQGAVQALPGLDEHCERIRRLAAEYDTVLVEGAGGLLVTLGPEGANIADLASAVDARLVVVTRPDLGTLNHTALTLEAAVNRGFSRGTLLLGSFPDHPTALHCRNLQNLRAQAEHHRWHFAGAIPELRMKGDIKEQLLSAGLSLSILTAGAGS, from the coding sequence ATGATCCATGTCATTTCAGGGACCGGCACCGATGTGGGAAAAACCGTCGCAACGGCGGCCCTGGCAGCCCGGGAGCTGGCCCAAGGACGCGCCGTGGCCATCTACAAGCCAACGCAAACCGGAGTGGAGGGCAGCGAACCCGGCGATGTGCGGAACATTGCAGCATGGCTGGATGACCCAGGGCGGTTGAGCACAGCAGAAGGGGTGCGGCTGCGCGAGCCCATGGCCCCGGTGGATGCTGCGCTGGTGGCCGGGGGCCAGGGCGCGGTCCAGGCGCTCCCCGGGCTCGATGAGCATTGCGAACGGATTCGCAGGCTCGCCGCAGAATATGACACGGTCCTGGTCGAGGGCGCCGGGGGACTGCTGGTCACCCTGGGCCCGGAAGGCGCGAATATCGCGGATCTTGCCAGTGCGGTGGATGCCCGCCTCGTGGTGGTCACCCGCCCGGATTTGGGAACCTTGAACCATACGGCCCTGACCCTTGAAGCGGCGGTTAATCGGGGCTTCAGCCGCGGAACCCTGCTGCTGGGCAGCTTCCCCGATCATCCCACGGCCCTGCATTGCAGGAATCTGCAGAACCTCCGGGCGCAAGCAGAGCATCACCGGTGGCACTTTGCCGGCGCGATTCCAGAGCTCAGGATGAAGGGAGATATCAAGGAACAGCTGCTCAGCGCCGGATTGTCGCTGTCGATCCTGACAGCTGGGGCGGGAAGCTGA
- a CDS encoding HIT family protein yields MQEQADQSVTDDFELAGVPDSFQRLWTPYRMAYIKGGQDQVKDEASCPFCAGPQRTDEEALIVHRGETCFVILNLFPYNPGHLLICPYRHVPNYTDITVEETAEMAALAQHSMRVLRKVSNPSGFNLGMNQGEAGGAGIAAHLHQHVVPRWSGDGNFFPIIAQTKAIPQTLSEVRDAIAAAWNQ; encoded by the coding sequence ATGCAGGAGCAAGCAGACCAGTCCGTCACCGACGACTTTGAACTCGCCGGAGTGCCGGATTCGTTCCAGCGGCTGTGGACTCCCTATCGCATGGCCTACATCAAGGGCGGGCAGGACCAGGTCAAGGACGAGGCCAGCTGCCCGTTCTGCGCCGGTCCGCAGCGCACGGATGAAGAGGCGCTGATCGTGCATCGCGGGGAAACCTGCTTCGTGATCCTGAACCTCTTCCCGTACAACCCGGGCCACCTGCTGATCTGCCCGTACCGCCATGTGCCGAACTACACCGACATCACGGTGGAGGAAACGGCGGAAATGGCGGCCCTGGCCCAGCATTCCATGCGGGTGCTGCGCAAGGTGTCCAATCCCTCGGGCTTCAATCTGGGCATGAACCAGGGCGAAGCCGGGGGAGCTGGCATCGCTGCCCACCTGCATCAGCATGTGGTGCCACGCTGGAGCGGGGACGGGAATTTCTTCCCGATCATCGCGCAAACCAAGGCTATTCCCCAGACGCTGTCCGAGGTGCGCGACGCAATTGCCGCAGCCTGGAACCAGTGA
- a CDS encoding ABC transporter ATP-binding protein yields MATTKQAIEVSGLHKNFGRTAALSGLDLRVDTGQVAGFLGPNGAGKSTTIRILLGLLKADGGTARMLGADPWADAVALHRRVAYVPGEVNLWPNLTGGQAISILSKLHGQVDEQRRSQLLERFALDPSKKARSYSMGNRQKVALIAALSSRAELLLLDEPTSGLDPLMEQVFTSCIREAAAEGRSVLLSSHIFAEVEKLCDTVTIIRDGQTVEAGRLSDLRHLQRTEVAVEVSGAAASLAAVEGIEDFKLSGTTASFSVDPEQLPGVLAALAQYSPRNLVSTPPSLEDLFLRHYSDQAPTPVAARGGGLR; encoded by the coding sequence ATGGCCACCACCAAGCAGGCCATTGAAGTGAGCGGACTGCACAAGAATTTCGGGCGCACCGCCGCCCTGTCAGGATTGGACCTGCGAGTGGACACCGGCCAGGTTGCCGGGTTCCTGGGGCCCAACGGCGCGGGAAAATCCACGACCATCCGCATCCTGCTGGGATTGCTGAAGGCCGACGGGGGAACAGCCCGGATGCTCGGCGCCGACCCCTGGGCCGATGCGGTCGCCCTGCACCGCCGCGTGGCCTATGTCCCGGGCGAGGTGAACCTCTGGCCCAACCTCACCGGGGGACAGGCGATCAGCATCCTGTCAAAGCTGCACGGGCAGGTCGATGAACAACGCCGCAGCCAGCTGCTTGAGCGCTTCGCCCTTGATCCCTCCAAGAAGGCCCGCAGCTATTCCATGGGCAACCGCCAGAAGGTCGCCCTGATCGCCGCGCTGTCCTCGCGGGCAGAACTGCTGCTGCTCGATGAGCCGACTTCGGGCCTGGACCCGCTGATGGAGCAGGTCTTCACCTCCTGCATCCGCGAAGCCGCCGCAGAGGGGCGCAGCGTGCTGCTCTCCAGCCATATCTTCGCCGAAGTGGAAAAGCTCTGCGATACCGTGACCATCATCCGCGACGGGCAGACCGTTGAGGCCGGCCGCCTCTCGGACCTGCGCCACCTGCAGCGCACCGAAGTCGCCGTTGAGGTCTCCGGCGCCGCGGCCAGCCTTGCGGCGGTCGAGGGCATCGAGGATTTCAAGCTCTCGGGCACCACCGCGAGCTTCAGCGTCGACCCGGAGCAGCTGCCCGGTGTTCTTGCGGCCTTGGCGCAGTATTCGCCGCGCAACCTGGTCAGCACCCCGCCATCTCTGGAAGACCTGTTCCTGCGCCACTACTCGGACCAGGCGCCAACACCGGTGGCTGCCCGGGGCGGTGGGCTGCGATGA